The Terriglobus tenax genome contains a region encoding:
- the ada gene encoding bifunctional DNA-binding transcriptional regulator/O6-methylguanine-DNA methyltransferase Ada, producing the protein MAFRPSIPAAVPDTRWQQVLDRDPAAPFFYSVKSTGIFCRPSCPSRRPSRAQVDFFATPAEAIAAGFRACKRCRPDEPLLDRFLTPVTRAAEYLTAHSGQTVTLDHLARLTGTSTFALQKNFKRILGVTPKEFAAARKLDRLRSQLPKNRVTDAIYEAGFSSPSRMYEAASALGMTPGEARRGAEGLAIRFTTSECSLGLVLVAATHKGICSIAFGDSLYQVETDLRSRFPHAAIESAEDDPLLTQGVRFVLAQLRSAPHELDLPLDLRATVFQQRVWKALREIPRGETRSYAEVAESLGQPTATRAVARACATNPVALAVPCHRVVGSNGKLTGYRWGVDRKKRLLEIEGL; encoded by the coding sequence ATGGCATTCCGCCCCTCCATCCCGGCCGCCGTACCCGACACCCGCTGGCAGCAGGTGCTGGACCGTGACCCCGCCGCGCCATTTTTCTACAGCGTCAAGTCCACCGGCATCTTTTGCCGCCCCTCATGCCCCAGCCGCCGCCCCTCGCGCGCGCAGGTCGACTTCTTTGCCACGCCAGCCGAAGCCATCGCAGCCGGATTCCGCGCCTGCAAACGCTGCAGGCCAGACGAGCCACTGCTCGACCGCTTTCTCACCCCAGTAACCCGCGCCGCCGAATACCTGACCGCGCACAGCGGACAGACCGTCACCCTGGACCACCTGGCTCGTCTGACCGGCACCAGCACCTTTGCCCTGCAGAAGAACTTCAAGCGCATCCTCGGCGTCACGCCGAAGGAGTTCGCCGCCGCCCGCAAGCTGGATCGCCTGCGCTCGCAGCTGCCGAAGAACCGCGTGACCGACGCCATCTACGAGGCCGGATTCTCCTCCCCCAGCCGCATGTATGAGGCCGCCAGCGCTCTTGGTATGACGCCCGGCGAGGCGCGCCGCGGAGCCGAAGGACTCGCCATCCGCTTCACCACCAGCGAGTGCTCCCTGGGCCTCGTGCTTGTCGCAGCGACACACAAAGGCATCTGCTCTATCGCCTTTGGCGACTCCTTGTACCAGGTGGAGACTGATCTGCGCTCCCGCTTCCCGCACGCCGCGATTGAGTCCGCCGAAGACGACCCGCTGCTGACCCAGGGCGTCCGTTTCGTGCTGGCGCAGTTGCGATCGGCTCCGCATGAGCTGGACCTGCCGCTGGACCTGCGAGCCACCGTCTTCCAGCAGCGCGTCTGGAAGGCCCTGCGCGAGATTCCTCGTGGCGAAACCCGCAGCTATGCCGAGGTGGCCGAGTCTCTGGGCCAGCCCACCGCCACCCGCGCCGTGGCCCGTGCCTGCGCCACGAACCCCGTGGCGCTCGCCGTCCCCTGCCATCGCGTCGTGGGCAGCAACGGCAAGCTCACTGGCTATCGCTGGGGTGTCGACCGCAAGAAACGCCTCCTGGAGATCGAAGGCCTCTAA
- a CDS encoding ArnT family glycosyltransferase, whose amino-acid sequence MNGNYRGVRWAILALAAVFFALHAVHLNADFPNHSPWMDWAKYTDEGWYGDAAIRYFLRGNWYVSGDFNPAVALPVWPLLEAGVFSIFGVSLGTARGLAVGVFGAILIVTYLLLRRMRQGSLVPAIAVLLLAVSPFIYAFSRLAILEPLLILLTLLGLYAGSFLSPQAKGLPRWLPTITLGIIMPLMVLTKTTAVFLLPAIFWMIFAQSGYRWRSALRFALPAGAISATLWASYFLIFVRPHYLADYRYLFSANQYTSFQKEPLWKVIANTFRDGMWMGRISYLLVAVAIAAVVLTHRKAWRNPLYISLLLWVAGYFFFLAYHNNLQPRYYLVVAVPLTILLAISLTLLSEDRAWVRGAAAAALAVVTIRAGMETLHYVRTPEYTYLNAAKRIRSTIDADPRGNHLVLSISGSNLALMTGLPAICDDFGTMDLDKRVAAYKPGWFIAWNIVEDDKMDALAPLYKLTRVAEYPALDDPERNLLIVYRLDPKDEPKPVKKPRKQPQFMATSLSDGKAKVSLDDE is encoded by the coding sequence GTGAACGGAAATTATCGTGGAGTTCGATGGGCGATCCTGGCGCTGGCAGCGGTCTTCTTCGCCCTGCACGCCGTCCACCTGAACGCGGACTTCCCCAACCATTCCCCGTGGATGGACTGGGCGAAGTACACCGATGAAGGCTGGTATGGCGACGCAGCCATCCGCTATTTTCTGCGGGGCAACTGGTATGTCTCCGGAGACTTCAACCCGGCCGTGGCCCTGCCTGTCTGGCCCCTTCTGGAAGCAGGCGTCTTCTCCATCTTTGGCGTCAGCCTGGGCACCGCTCGCGGACTCGCCGTAGGCGTCTTCGGCGCCATCCTGATCGTGACCTACCTGCTGCTGCGCCGTATGCGCCAGGGATCGCTGGTTCCGGCCATCGCCGTTCTGCTGCTCGCGGTCAGCCCGTTCATCTATGCCTTCAGCCGGCTGGCGATCCTGGAGCCCCTGCTGATTCTGCTGACGTTGCTCGGCCTTTATGCCGGATCGTTCCTTTCCCCCCAGGCGAAAGGACTCCCCCGCTGGCTGCCCACCATCACACTCGGCATCATCATGCCGCTGATGGTGCTCACCAAGACCACGGCCGTCTTCCTCCTGCCGGCTATCTTCTGGATGATTTTTGCCCAATCCGGCTACCGCTGGCGCTCCGCGCTGCGCTTTGCCCTTCCGGCCGGAGCCATCTCCGCAACCCTCTGGGCAAGCTACTTCCTCATCTTTGTCCGGCCCCACTACCTGGCCGACTACCGCTACCTGTTCAGTGCCAACCAGTACACCAGCTTCCAGAAAGAACCCCTCTGGAAGGTCATCGCCAATACCTTCCGCGATGGCATGTGGATGGGGCGCATCTCCTACCTTCTGGTTGCCGTCGCCATCGCCGCCGTCGTACTGACCCATCGCAAGGCATGGCGAAACCCGCTCTATATCTCGCTGCTGCTGTGGGTCGCCGGATACTTCTTCTTCCTGGCGTACCACAACAACCTGCAGCCACGGTATTACCTGGTGGTTGCGGTTCCGCTCACTATTCTTCTGGCCATCTCGCTGACGCTGCTTTCAGAGGACCGTGCCTGGGTGCGCGGCGCCGCGGCAGCAGCCCTGGCCGTCGTAACCATCCGTGCCGGCATGGAGACGCTGCACTACGTCCGTACGCCGGAGTACACCTACCTGAACGCCGCCAAGCGTATCCGGTCGACGATTGACGCCGATCCGCGTGGCAACCACCTGGTACTCTCCATCTCCGGCTCCAACCTCGCCCTGATGACCGGCCTTCCGGCCATCTGCGACGACTTCGGCACCATGGACCTGGACAAGCGCGTAGCCGCCTACAAACCGGGGTGGTTCATTGCCTGGAATATCGTCGAAGACGACAAGATGGACGCCCTCGCGCCGCTCTATAAGCTGACCCGCGTGGCCGAATACCCCGCTCTCGACGACCCGGAGCGCAACCTTCTGATCGTCTACCGGCTTGACCCGAAAGACGAGCCAAAACCGGTGAAGAAGCCACGCAAACAACCGCAGTTCATGGCCACCTCTCTCTCAGACGGCAAAGCCAAGGTCTCGCTGGACGACGAGTAG
- a CDS encoding Rid family hydrolase: MKKMFLALALTAAAATATHAQTPVKHIQDDKGFIATGVWAGDTLYLSGQLPSPVTPADPAKGTPADYGDMKTQAASVLAKIDGLLKAQGLTTGDVVKATVFLAANPKTGKLEFAEMNGEFSKYFGTKDQPNKPARSAVQVAALVAPGALLEIEVIAVKSKK, translated from the coding sequence ATGAAGAAGATGTTCCTCGCTCTCGCCCTGACCGCCGCTGCCGCAACCGCCACTCATGCGCAGACCCCTGTGAAGCACATCCAGGACGACAAGGGCTTTATCGCCACCGGCGTCTGGGCCGGCGACACGCTGTACCTCTCCGGCCAGTTGCCTTCGCCCGTAACCCCGGCCGACCCGGCCAAGGGCACCCCGGCTGACTACGGCGACATGAAGACCCAGGCCGCCAGCGTCCTGGCCAAGATCGACGGCCTTCTGAAGGCCCAGGGCCTGACCACGGGTGACGTGGTGAAGGCGACCGTCTTCCTGGCTGCCAACCCGAAGACCGGCAAGCTGGAGTTCGCGGAAATGAATGGCGAGTTCTCCAAGTACTTCGGCACCAAGGATCAGCCGAACAAGCCGGCCCGCTCGGCTGTGCAGGTAGCTGCCCTGGTGGCTCCCGGTGCTCTGCTTGAGATCGAAGTGATTGCTGTGAAGAGCAAGAAGTAA
- a CDS encoding GH39 family glycosyl hydrolase, which yields MSRRFVLGLLLGCAMVSSAVAQQDEVVRVDAHAEAKPFPHFWEQMFGSGRAVLALRQSYRDDLAAVHAVTGVQYLRFHAILHDELGVYNEDEHGNPVYNFNYIDQIYDGLLAQGVKPVVELSFMPKKLAFNPDALHPFWYKQNVSPPKDMKRWNDLISALARHLVQRYGTEEVAQWYFEVWNEPNIDFWGGVPRDETYFDLYANTARSLKAASPRLRVGGPATAAAAWVPEFLAFCAQNKVPVDFVSTHGYADEPVKRLLGTDEVIAPEDRVAAAIAKVRREIDASAAPHLPLLWTEWNVYPARDARETPYVGPALANTIREADGKVDYLSFWTFSEVFEEGGPARAPFTQFGIRAMGGINKPAFYDFALLHQLGEQRISNSSKHAIVTRLADGSLAIVVWNLVDPEAKPVSRAVTLQVEGVPANAEVTVQRVDEAHGNVGPFYKAMGSPVSPTPAQAGELNRKTALGEPERTKLTQGVVHLQLAPNALLLVKIAAEKHPASR from the coding sequence ATGAGCCGTCGATTTGTACTCGGATTGCTGCTGGGCTGTGCCATGGTCTCCTCCGCCGTGGCGCAGCAGGATGAGGTGGTGCGTGTGGACGCACACGCGGAGGCGAAGCCTTTTCCCCACTTCTGGGAGCAGATGTTCGGCTCCGGCCGGGCGGTGCTGGCGTTGCGGCAAAGTTATCGTGACGACCTGGCTGCGGTGCATGCGGTTACAGGTGTGCAGTACCTGCGCTTCCACGCCATTCTGCATGACGAGCTGGGTGTCTACAACGAGGATGAGCACGGCAACCCGGTCTACAACTTCAACTACATTGACCAGATCTACGACGGCCTTCTGGCGCAGGGCGTCAAGCCGGTGGTGGAGCTGAGCTTCATGCCGAAGAAGCTCGCCTTCAATCCGGATGCACTGCATCCGTTCTGGTACAAGCAGAATGTCTCGCCGCCCAAGGATATGAAGCGGTGGAACGACCTGATCTCGGCGCTGGCGAGGCACCTGGTGCAGCGTTACGGAACGGAAGAGGTAGCGCAGTGGTACTTCGAGGTGTGGAACGAGCCGAACATCGACTTCTGGGGAGGCGTTCCGCGTGACGAAACCTACTTTGACCTGTATGCCAACACGGCGCGGTCGCTGAAGGCGGCGAGCCCGCGTCTGCGCGTGGGCGGTCCGGCCACCGCGGCGGCTGCGTGGGTGCCGGAGTTCCTGGCCTTCTGCGCACAGAACAAGGTGCCGGTGGATTTTGTTTCCACCCATGGATATGCGGACGAGCCGGTGAAGCGGTTGCTGGGAACGGACGAGGTGATTGCACCGGAGGACCGTGTGGCCGCGGCGATTGCGAAGGTGCGGCGCGAGATTGATGCTTCGGCAGCACCTCACCTGCCGCTCCTGTGGACGGAGTGGAATGTCTATCCTGCCCGCGATGCGCGGGAGACGCCGTATGTCGGTCCTGCACTGGCGAATACCATTCGCGAGGCCGATGGCAAGGTGGACTATCTTTCCTTCTGGACCTTCTCCGAGGTCTTCGAAGAGGGTGGCCCGGCGCGGGCTCCGTTTACGCAGTTCGGTATCCGGGCCATGGGCGGCATCAACAAGCCTGCGTTTTATGACTTCGCCCTGTTGCACCAGTTGGGCGAGCAGAGAATCTCGAACAGTTCGAAGCACGCCATCGTTACCAGGCTGGCGGACGGTAGCCTGGCGATTGTGGTGTGGAACCTGGTCGATCCCGAGGCGAAGCCGGTGAGCCGCGCTGTGACGCTGCAGGTGGAAGGCGTTCCCGCAAACGCCGAGGTCACGGTGCAGCGCGTGGATGAGGCACACGGCAACGTGGGTCCTTTTTACAAGGCCATGGGCAGCCCGGTAAGTCCCACGCCAGCGCAGGCAGGGGAGCTGAACCGCAAAACGGCGTTGGGTGAGCCGGAGCGCACGAAGCTCACCCAGGGCGTCGTCCATCTGCAGCTTGCGCCAAATGCGTTGCTGTTGGTGAAGATTGCGGCAGAGAAGCATCCTGCTTCGCGGTAA
- a CDS encoding MmcQ/YjbR family DNA-binding protein: MLAMTPADFRRIAIALPGVEESSHMGAADFRVGGRIFATLAHEAKGYGNLMLTPETQQPLVEELPEIFLPVAGGWGRNGATHIVLSAATEDQLRGALKTAHRLRVEKNSKTGKKR, from the coding sequence ATGTTGGCCATGACTCCGGCGGACTTTCGCAGAATCGCGATCGCACTGCCTGGTGTGGAGGAAAGCTCCCACATGGGGGCAGCGGACTTCCGCGTGGGTGGCCGCATCTTCGCAACGCTGGCGCATGAGGCCAAAGGCTACGGCAACCTGATGCTTACCCCGGAGACGCAGCAGCCGCTGGTGGAAGAGCTGCCGGAGATTTTTCTGCCGGTCGCGGGCGGATGGGGGCGCAACGGAGCGACGCACATCGTGCTGTCGGCTGCAACCGAAGACCAGCTTCGCGGGGCGTTGAAAACGGCACACCGTCTGCGTGTGGAGAAGAACAGCAAGACGGGAAAGAAGCGCTAG
- a CDS encoding DHA2 family efflux MFS transporter permease subunit — MATAAATVDQSGAVTKGVNPWLIAASVMLATFMEVLDTSIAAVALPYIAGSLSASNDEATWVLTSYLVSNAIVLPASNWCSLRFGRKRFLMSCVGIFTIASFFCGAAPTLPLMLLARVVQGAGGGALQPLSQAILLESFPPAKRGAAMAVFALGVVVAPVIGPTLGGWLTDTYSWRYAFYINIPVGLLALFMIGRFVNDPPYIAKARVPRFDRIGFGTLVVWTGCLQVILDKGQEDDWFGAIWLRWATLFLVTALAWFLVHSWRSKDSLVDLQILRNRNFAVGSVLILLFGMAIYSTVTVLPLFYQELLGYTAFTAGLVVAPRGLGAILGSFVIGRISSKIDNRILLTLGFLVFGLTTLYFGNITLDVSPTTLFWPIVITGIALAFVFVPISTMAYGTLRNDQIGNASGLFNLMRNVGGSIGISIAQTLLVRRAALHQNEIINFVPITGAEFQQAVQATREALTHSFLGPANAPAGANVQLYQQLIRQAMYWSFVDVFRLLSLLCIVCVVIVWFFQKVKGKGPPAGAH; from the coding sequence ATGGCGACTGCCGCAGCGACGGTAGACCAATCTGGTGCTGTGACCAAGGGTGTGAACCCGTGGCTGATTGCTGCGTCGGTCATGCTGGCCACCTTCATGGAGGTGCTGGACACCTCGATTGCGGCGGTGGCGCTGCCGTATATCGCCGGCTCGCTGTCGGCCTCGAACGACGAGGCCACATGGGTGCTGACCAGCTACCTGGTGTCGAACGCCATCGTTCTGCCGGCGTCGAACTGGTGCAGCCTGCGCTTCGGCCGCAAGCGCTTTCTGATGAGCTGCGTGGGCATCTTCACCATTGCCAGTTTCTTCTGCGGAGCCGCCCCGACACTGCCGCTGATGCTGCTGGCTCGCGTCGTCCAGGGTGCGGGCGGTGGCGCACTGCAGCCGCTGTCGCAGGCCATTCTGCTGGAGAGCTTTCCGCCCGCAAAGCGCGGCGCGGCCATGGCGGTTTTCGCGCTGGGCGTGGTGGTGGCCCCGGTTATCGGGCCAACGCTGGGCGGCTGGCTGACGGATACCTATTCCTGGCGCTACGCCTTTTACATCAACATTCCGGTGGGCCTGCTGGCACTGTTCATGATCGGCCGGTTTGTGAACGATCCGCCGTACATTGCGAAGGCGCGTGTGCCGCGCTTTGACAGGATCGGCTTCGGCACGCTGGTGGTATGGACCGGCTGCCTGCAGGTGATCCTGGACAAGGGACAGGAGGATGACTGGTTTGGAGCTATCTGGCTGCGCTGGGCAACGCTGTTCCTGGTGACGGCGCTGGCGTGGTTTCTCGTTCACTCGTGGCGGTCAAAGGATTCGCTGGTGGACCTGCAGATTCTCAGGAACCGGAACTTCGCCGTGGGCAGTGTGCTGATCCTGCTTTTCGGCATGGCGATCTATTCCACCGTAACGGTGCTGCCGCTCTTCTACCAGGAGCTGCTTGGCTACACGGCATTTACGGCCGGGCTTGTTGTGGCTCCGCGCGGCCTGGGAGCCATCCTGGGGTCATTTGTCATCGGCCGTATCTCCTCGAAGATCGACAACCGCATCCTGCTCACGCTCGGCTTCCTGGTATTCGGCCTGACGACGCTCTACTTCGGCAACATCACGCTGGATGTTTCTCCGACGACGCTGTTCTGGCCCATCGTCATCACAGGCATCGCTCTGGCGTTTGTCTTTGTGCCCATCAGCACCATGGCCTATGGAACGCTGCGCAATGACCAGATCGGCAATGCGTCGGGGCTGTTCAACCTGATGCGCAACGTCGGCGGCTCGATTGGGATTTCAATTGCGCAGACGCTGCTGGTGCGCCGCGCCGCGCTGCATCAGAACGAGATCATCAACTTTGTCCCCATTACCGGGGCGGAGTTCCAGCAGGCCGTACAGGCAACACGCGAGGCCCTGACGCACTCCTTCCTTGGCCCGGCGAATGCGCCTGCGGGAGCGAATGTGCAGCTCTATCAACAGCTCATACGACAGGCAATGTACTGGTCGTTTGTGGATGTCTTCCGGCTGTTGTCGCTGCTCTGCATCGTGTGCGTGGTGATCGTCTGGTTCTTCCAAAAGGTAAAGGGCAAGGGGCCGCCGGCCGGAGCGCACTAG